Proteins encoded in a region of the Isosphaeraceae bacterium EP7 genome:
- a CDS encoding GDSL-type esterase/lipase family protein, with amino-acid sequence MKKSLIVLGMVNVLSILGIAARGEDLKRKPPDPGASLVRVITLGDSITKGVRSGVGPEETFAALAERALKADGIDTEIVNLGVGGERTDQALKRLNIVAEHRPRVVTVMYGTNDSYVDQGASASRISVQEYKSNLKAIVAFLLLHGIEPVLMTEPRWADDAPVNGLGENPNVRLIPYMKACREVAIECQIPLVDHFAHWNVANSKGQSLGEWTTDGCHPNPKGHREIAKALLPALRDAFRPAPRPVNFKTTLETVLTHDDGQFLWYHPRATAVPKANGDADPDVLITLQKHLSTSDHYSGLSVLDSADMGRTWTGPRPVAELDWVRQPGGVDLAVADVTPMFHPSSGKVIAVGAQVRYSERGEQLDDQPRAHQTAYAVFDPKTGRWTGWRRIEMPADESFNFAHSACAQFVVEADGSVLLPFYITRSADAPFSVTAVRCTFDGDKLTYREHGDVLGLNVERGLYEPSLIRSGSRYFLTIRNDRKGYVSASGDGLHYRPVKPWSFDDGEDLGSYNTQQHWLAHGKTLFLVYTRRGANNDHIVRHRAPLFIAQVDPDRLCVIRSTEKVLVPERGAELGNFGAAAITAREAWVTVAEGIWNDKERSRGAKGAVFTARVAWDDSLWGPTLPKTMDTLESGGPVRVVCFGDSVTGVYYHTGSRRSYTDMLAIALRRTYPRVDVSTINAGISGNTTRDALARIGPDVLDHKPTLVTVMFGLNDMTRVPLDEYRKNLGEIVAKCRAAGAEVMFSTPNNVISTSDRPTERLRVYCDAMREEGRRLGLPVCDVYADLEALKDRDPASWRLLLSDEIHPNMEGHKRVAESLSRTITGRPIDLSDVPPPEPALPQTAERLARGEVIKVLAMPPIDEWIGRAIQSEVPGARVDVTRWPIDGKSLRELEQDARERVRPMAPDLVVIALPRTAKADSLESFIHGHSWIMNSSLNFGAGGWDCVVVHPTLLEPDPNQGDGRDSLIRKLVKAQDLTLIDRRPDENRAAEEVFRDWIRRHPWRRE; translated from the coding sequence ATGAAAAAATCGCTCATCGTACTCGGGATGGTGAACGTCCTCTCGATTCTGGGGATCGCGGCGCGCGGAGAAGACTTGAAGCGGAAGCCGCCTGATCCCGGAGCTTCGCTTGTCCGCGTGATCACCCTCGGAGATTCCATCACGAAGGGCGTGCGATCCGGCGTTGGCCCCGAAGAGACGTTCGCCGCTCTCGCTGAACGCGCCTTGAAGGCTGACGGGATCGACACCGAGATCGTCAACCTCGGCGTGGGCGGCGAGCGAACTGACCAGGCACTGAAGCGATTAAACATCGTCGCGGAACACCGGCCTAGGGTCGTCACCGTCATGTATGGGACGAACGACAGCTACGTTGACCAAGGCGCGAGCGCGAGCCGGATCTCAGTGCAGGAATACAAGTCGAATCTGAAAGCGATCGTCGCGTTCCTGCTCCTCCATGGAATCGAGCCGGTTCTCATGACAGAGCCGCGCTGGGCCGACGACGCCCCCGTTAACGGTCTCGGAGAGAACCCCAACGTCCGGCTCATACCATACATGAAGGCGTGCCGCGAAGTCGCAATCGAGTGTCAGATCCCACTGGTTGACCATTTCGCCCACTGGAACGTCGCGAACTCAAAAGGCCAGTCTCTGGGCGAATGGACGACCGATGGTTGCCATCCTAACCCAAAGGGTCACCGGGAGATCGCCAAGGCCCTGCTGCCCGCACTCCGCGACGCATTCCGTCCCGCTCCTCGGCCCGTTAACTTCAAGACGACCCTCGAGACCGTGCTTACGCACGACGACGGCCAGTTCCTGTGGTACCACCCCAGAGCGACCGCCGTACCGAAGGCCAACGGCGACGCCGATCCCGATGTCCTGATTACTCTCCAGAAGCACTTGAGCACATCTGACCACTACTCCGGCCTGAGTGTCCTGGACAGCGCCGACATGGGGCGGACCTGGACCGGACCGCGGCCTGTCGCAGAACTGGATTGGGTCCGACAACCGGGGGGAGTCGATCTCGCTGTGGCCGACGTAACTCCCATGTTCCATCCCAGCTCGGGGAAGGTCATCGCCGTGGGTGCACAGGTCCGTTATAGCGAAAGAGGCGAGCAACTCGACGATCAACCCCGTGCCCACCAGACGGCCTATGCAGTGTTCGACCCGAAAACGGGGAGATGGACAGGCTGGCGGCGGATCGAAATGCCAGCTGACGAATCGTTCAATTTCGCTCACAGCGCCTGCGCCCAGTTCGTCGTCGAGGCCGATGGATCTGTCCTGCTGCCGTTCTACATCACCCGATCGGCCGACGCCCCGTTCAGTGTCACTGCAGTTCGGTGCACCTTCGACGGCGATAAGCTAACCTACCGCGAACATGGCGACGTGCTGGGCCTGAACGTGGAGCGTGGGCTCTACGAGCCGTCGCTCATCCGTTCCGGCAGCCGCTATTTCCTGACGATCCGCAATGACCGGAAAGGGTACGTCTCGGCGAGCGGCGACGGCCTGCACTACCGCCCCGTGAAGCCCTGGAGTTTCGATGACGGCGAGGATCTTGGGAGCTACAACACGCAGCAGCATTGGCTAGCCCACGGCAAGACGTTGTTCCTCGTCTATACTCGCCGCGGGGCAAACAACGACCACATCGTGCGCCATCGCGCTCCCCTCTTCATTGCCCAGGTTGATCCCGATCGGTTGTGCGTGATCCGCTCAACCGAGAAGGTGCTCGTCCCGGAGCGGGGCGCCGAGCTGGGAAATTTCGGAGCTGCAGCCATCACCGCTCGCGAAGCTTGGGTGACGGTGGCGGAGGGGATCTGGAACGACAAGGAACGCAGCCGAGGGGCTAAGGGCGCGGTGTTTACGGCCCGGGTCGCCTGGGACGATTCATTGTGGGGGCCGACCCTTCCGAAGACGATGGACACCCTGGAATCTGGCGGGCCCGTCCGCGTCGTTTGCTTCGGAGACAGCGTGACCGGGGTTTATTACCACACCGGTTCTCGCCGCTCTTATACCGATATGCTCGCGATTGCGCTGCGGAGGACTTATCCCCGAGTCGATGTCTCCACGATCAACGCCGGCATCAGCGGTAACACCACTCGCGACGCCCTGGCACGCATCGGCCCCGACGTCCTGGACCACAAGCCAACCCTGGTCACAGTCATGTTCGGACTGAACGACATGACGCGCGTGCCACTCGACGAATACCGCAAAAACCTAGGCGAGATCGTGGCGAAATGCCGGGCGGCCGGTGCCGAGGTAATGTTCTCCACACCGAATAACGTGATCAGTACCTCCGACCGGCCGACCGAACGCTTGCGAGTTTACTGCGACGCGATGCGCGAAGAGGGCCGACGTCTGGGGCTTCCCGTCTGCGACGTTTATGCAGATCTGGAGGCCCTAAAGGATCGCGATCCGGCTTCGTGGCGGCTCTTGCTGAGTGATGAGATCCATCCGAATATGGAAGGCCACAAGCGGGTCGCCGAATCACTGTCTCGGACGATCACCGGGCGTCCGATCGACCTTTCGGACGTCCCACCGCCCGAGCCGGCTTTACCCCAAACGGCTGAACGACTCGCGCGTGGCGAGGTGATCAAGGTCTTGGCCATGCCGCCGATCGACGAATGGATCGGACGTGCAATTCAGTCCGAGGTACCCGGCGCCCGAGTGGATGTGACACGCTGGCCGATCGACGGGAAGAGCCTGAGGGAGTTGGAGCAAGATGCCCGGGAGCGGGTTCGACCGATGGCACCCGACTTAGTTGTCATCGCCTTGCCACGAACGGCGAAGGCTGACTCCCTTGAATCCTTCATTCATGGTCACTCCTGGATTATGAACTCATCCTTGAACTTCGGTGCTGGTGGCTGGGATTGCGTGGTCGTCCACCCCACGCTCTTGGAGCCCGATCCGAACCAGGGAGATGGTCGAGACTCGCTCATACGCAAACTAGTCAAAGCTCAGGACCTGACCCTGATCGATCGTCGCCCCGACGAGAATCGAGCCGCAGAAGAAGTTTTTCGCGACTGGATCCGACGCCATCCGTGGCGGCGTGAATGA